TACTGGCGCCTCGCCTTTCGGGGGCGGAAGTTCTCGCCAAGGGCGTCGCGATCGGTCATCAGCGCGCGGGACACAGCGTCTCGATCGCCTCGCTGATGCCCGAGCACGACGACTTCCGGCACATCAGCGCAGAGCTGCGCGCGCACGGCGTTTCGTGCGTTTTCCCGGCGAAGAATCCGACGAAGCTGGGCCGGCTGCTTTTTCTGCATCGCGCGATCCGGTCGTTCAAGCCCGACATCATCTTCGCGCACGCGACGATTCCCGCGCTCTACGTGCGCGCCTTGCCGACGCGCGTGCCGATCGTCTGGGTCATGCACTCGGGCGCGAACGACTTCGCCAATGCCGCTCTCATGCGCGCGGAGCGCCTGCTGTCGAATCGCGCGAAGGCGGTGATCGGCGTGTCGCAGAAAAATATCGACGACTACGTGAAGGAGATCGGCCTGCATCCGTCGATGATCGTGGTGCCGAACGGCGTCGATGTCTCGCGCTTCGCCGACGATGCCGGACCGCGCGTCCCCGTCGCGCACAAGCAGATCGTGCAGGTGGGCCGCTATATTCCCGAGAAGAACCAGTTGCAGACGGTCGATGCGTTCGCGCACGTCGCGCGCGCCGATCGCGATGCGCGGCTCCTGCTGTGCGGCGTCGTCGAGAACCTCGACTATCACGCGGCGGTCGTGGAGCGCGTGGCGCAACTGGGGCTGAAGGATCGCGTGTCGATTCAGGGGCCGCAGCAGAACGTCGCGCAGATCCTGCGGGCATCGACCGTGTTCGCGATGCCGTCGAGCTTCGAGGCGCATAGCATCGGCTTTTTGGAGGCGCTTGCATCGGGCATTCCGGTGGTGGGCAACGCCATTGCGTCGTTTGCTTTCGCGGGCGGCTTTCCGGGAGTGCAACTGCTCGATACGAGCGATACCGCCGCCTACGGCCGCGCGCTTCTCGAAGCGCTCTCGCAGCCGCGCGCGACGCGTCCGCTGCAAGGTCTGACGCTGCAAAGCACGGCGGACCGGTATCTCGCGATTGCGCGCGATGTGCTGGATCTGCGCGTGGGCCTTACTTGAACGGGAATGGTTGAAGGAGGGTGCGCTGCCTTGCGGCGGAAGGTGGCGCGTTTTATTCGCCGCTTTAGTAGGCGAGCGTTTCAAGGCGGAGTGATTCGGAGTTAAGCCCGGGCGAATCGCTTTAGTCCGCGCGTCGGCCTAAGTTAAACGACTGTTTTGTAAGAGCACGCGCTGCCCGATGCAAAGAAAGCAGCGCGTTCCATCTTCGCCGCTCCAGTAGGCGAGCGTCTCGATCAAGAGAGATTCCAAGTTAGGCCGGGCAAATTGCGCTGATCTGCGCGTAGGTTTGGGCTCATAGGCAATGCTTTAGGAGCGCGCGCTGCCCAACGAAAGCGGCGGCACGTCTTTAGTCGCCGCCCAGCAGGCGAGCGTCTTAAGCCAGAGCGATTCCGAGACAAGCCGGGCAGATCGCTCTGATCTGCGCATCGGCCACAGCTAAAAGGCTGTTTGGAAAGAGCACGCGCTGCCCGATGCAGAAAGGGCAGCACGTTCTATATTGGCCGCCCCAGTAGGCGAGCGTCTTGAGCACGATCGATTTCGAGTAAGCCCGGGCAATCGCTCGAATTTGCGCGCAGGCCTCGGCTGAACGGCATTGATTCGAAAGAGTACGCGCTGCCCGACGAAAACGGCGGCGCTCCTTTATTCGCGGGCGACCAGCAGGCGAGCGTCTTAAGCCAGAGCGATTCCGAGACAAGGCGGGCAGATCGCTCTAATCTGCCCGTCGGCCTGACCCGAACAACCATGATTCGAAAAAGCACGCGTTGCACGGACGAGCACGGCGGCGCGCGATTTGTCACCGCTCCAGCAGGCGAGCGTCTAAAGCTAGGGCGATTCCGGACGAAGCCGGGCAGATCGCTATGTTCGGCGCGTTGGCCTCAGCTAAACGGCTGTTCCGAGAGAGCACGCGTTGTCCGATTCAAAAAGGGGCCAGCGCGTTCTACATCCGCCGCCGGAGCAGGCGAGCGTCTTGAGCCAGACCGGTTCCGAGTACAGGCCGGGCGAATCGCTCCGATCTTCGCGTCGACCTCAGCTGATCGGCCATGGTTTAAGCGCACGCGCTGCCCGATGCAAAGGAACGGCGCGTGATTTCTCGTCCTTCCAGCAGGCGAGCGTCAGCCAAAGCGATTCGCGTTTAGTGCGGACAGTTCGCCCGGATCTGCGCGTCGCCTCGGCTGAACGTAACGGTTCAAGATAGCGCGCCGCCCGAAGAAAGGGGCGGCGCGTTCCTATTTGCCGCCCCAATAGGCAAGTGTCTTGAGCCAGAGCGATTCCGAATACAGCCCCGGTAAATCGCCCCAGATCTGCACCGGCCCCAGCTTGAACGACGTGTCGATGTCATAGCCCGACAAGCTCGGCGCGCCGCCGGTGTAATAGAACTCCTTGAGAATCGCGTTCGCGCGCCGGAACAGGATCAGCGTGGCGTGGTTGTCGTGCTCGTTGCGGCGGATCAGGGCGGGCATCGAATCGGCGTAGGACGTGCCGGCCAGCGTCGCGGCGTCCTCGGCGGGGCCGAAGACCTTGCCGCCCTTGATCGTGAAGACGCGCGTGCTGGCCGAATCGGCGCGCGGTGCGAGCACCGCGAGATCGTCGATGCCGTCTCCGTCGATATCGCCCGCCGCGACTTTTACGAACGCGGCGCGCAACGCCGGATACACGTTCGTGCGGTAGCCCGGCTCGAACGCTTTTCCCGTGCTCGCCATGTGCGACAGCGCCAGCGCGCCGTTCACATTCTCCATTGCGATGAGTCCCGCGCGCTCCGAACCCGCCAGGCGCGCCGGCACAAAGCGGGCGCTCGCGGACAGCGCGGACGCGTCGAGCCAGAGCGCGGGCGCGCTGCCCGTCGCGCCGTTCGACGCAACCACCCAGAGGTCCAGTCCCGCGTCCTTGCGCTGCTGCGCGATCATGACGTCGGCGCGGCCGTCGCCGTTGAAGTCGCCCGCGACGTATTGCTGCGCGATGGCGGGCGTCCATTCGGCGCTCGTCTGTAACCACAGGCGCGGCGCGTCGAAGCGCGTGCCCTCGCTTTTCAGCAGCCAGAACGCAGTGCCTCCATCGCGCGGCGTGACGACCATCAGATCGGCGCGGCCGTCGCCGTCGAAGTCGCCGAGCAGGAAGCGCGCGCTGTCGAAGCACAGCGTATCGGCCTCGCAGGTCGGCGTGCTCGCCTGCGGATCGAACGGCACGGCGTTCAGATACCACGGCACCGCCTGATCCAGACGCGACATCTCTGCCACCCAGACGTTGAAACCAGGCCCGTCCTTGCGACGCTGGACGTACACCGTGCTGTCGCGCCCGGTTCCGCGCACGTCGCCGTAGAGCGCGCCTTCCTGCCGGGTATCGGTCCATACGGTCTGCGGGGTCGGCGACCAGCGAGACTCCGCAGTCAGAAGCGAGCACCGCCCGGCGGTGACGGCGCCGCCTTTCTCGCCGAGGCAGTGATTCTGCGGCGTGTACACGAAGCCGAAGTCCCACGGCGTCCAGCGCTGCGACGCGCTCTTCGTGTTGCACGCTTCTTCGACGAGCCCGGAATCCCGCTCCGCGATGCACGCGTGCGTGCTCGCGTTGACGAGCAGCGCGTCGTTCTTTTCGCCGGGCGTGGCCGGCAACTGCTGCCAGAACCAGTTCTGCGACGCATCGCTCGTACAGGCGCCGAGGCGCGGCGGCTGGCCCGCGCCGCCGGATTGCAGGCATCGGCTCGAATATTCGTTGACGAGCTGAAACGGGCGCAACTGGAAGTCCGGGCCGGCGTCGTTGGCGCGCGCGGCGCTCCAGTAACGGCGCGCGACCCAGTTGCCGTCCCACATGTATTCGTCGAAGACGTGGCCCGCGTCGTTGCCGTCGACGGAGAAGTAGCTGCCGACGACATCGCGCTTGCGCAAAGTCTGGGCGGCGTCGAGATTCTTCGGCAAGCCGCCGGTGGGGTAGGTCACGTGATAACCGATGGGCACATCGCGCTTCAGGCTCTGCGCGACCACGCGCGTGACGCGCGCGGCATAGATGTGATCCGGGTGCTCCATGAACGCGACCGTGTCCGGGTTCAGCGTGTAAATGGCGGTCGCTTCGGAGAGTATCGCGCGCACGGTCGCCGACAAAGACGCGCGATCGTACGTCGTCGCGCCGCTGCCGTCCGCCTGCATCGGATAGGTCGTTACCGTCTGGCCGCGATCCCACAGCAGACCGAGCGGCACCTTGCCGCCGCGGACGCCGCCGCCCGGCAGGCGCAACTCGAGCAGCTTCACGCGCGGCTGCCCGCTTAGCACGAGCTGGTGCACGGGCTTGCCGGCGAGCATGACCGTCGATTCCTGCCACTGATCCGGCACGCCCGCCATGCGCGCATAGGCGAGCTTGGTGCCGGTCTCGCGCAGCAGCACGTAGTCGAATTTCGCGCCATTCGCGCCGCCGACGAGGTGAACGGTGGTGATGCACCAGCCGGCGTCGAGCTTGTCGGTGATGCCCGGATTGACGAAGAGCAGGTCGTCATCGAGATGCGCGACCACCGTCACGAGCGTGCCGGCGTGGCAATCGGCCGTGGCCTGCCCCGTGGCCGCGCGGGCGCAAACAGGAACAAGCAAGGCGAGGACGGCCCACGCCAGCGCGAGCAATGTCGTTCGGAATGAATTGATGCGGCTTTGTCGGTACATGCTTTTCCCGCAACGCGAGCCGGTTCACGGAATAAAGCAGAAGATTGCCGCGCGCCGCCCCATGCAGTCGGTTGCCGAACGAACATGTATGAGGGATGCACGCGCGCGCTCGTCCTTTCGTCCGGACGAAAAAAAGCCCCGCCGATCGGCGAGGCAAAAGTACTTGGAATGAACTTCTCGCTCGTGGAAACGAGAAGCGCGAACAGGGTAATGCCGGCTCGTTCGGGGAAGAATCGGAATCGTCGGAGATGCTGACTGCGGCCAGCGTTCGTGATTGTCGAGTGCTCAGAGTCAGCCTTTACCGATGGCTGACTCTCAGCAATTTATTCGGACGGGTCCGATACGAAGCGCGCGCCGCGGCCTCTATTCTCTCGCCGTAGCTCGCGTCGTCCGTGCCGCGGCTATGTCTCTCAAGGATGTTTGCCCCGCCTCGTGCGGGGTTTTTTTCGTGCGCGCGTTAGGCATCATCGCGCGACCAACAATAAAAAACCCGCGACGCTTGCGCGATCGCGGGTTTCTGAAGCGGGGTGGTGGAGGCGGCGGGAATCGAACCCGCGTCCAGAAGCGCTCTACGACCAGTTCTACATACTTAGTTCTGTCTTTTGATTTAACCGCAACGACGCGGACGAACACGCTGCGTTACGGCGATTCACTAAATTTTCGATCTTGGCGTCGTGACGCCACCAAGACTTATCTGACGTATATGACCTCTCGCGGTATTGCTACCCTAACCCGTCAGCGAATTAGTGAGAGGACGGCGGCCCTTAGGCCGCCAGTGCGAACGTATCGTCGTTTGCAGTTACGTTTTTCCCATTGATTAACGAGGTGACGGGTCCTCGGTATGCCCTGACCGCTTCACAACCCCTGTCGAAACCAGGTCGCCCCCAAAGCGGAACGGTGATTATCCCACGAAATACTGTATGAGGCGAACGGCGGCTTTTTTCAAGAGCCCGCCCGCACCGTCACGGGATCTCGCGCAGCAGCAGTTGCAGCTCCTCGGTTGATTCGACGACGTGATCCGCGTGCCAGCGATGCGGCGGAATGTCGTCGCCGCAATAGCCGTAGGCGGCCGCGACCGTGATCATGCCGGCGGCGAAGCCGGCTTGCACGTCGCGCAGGTCGTCGCCCACGTAGACGATGCGCTCCGGCGCGACGTCGAGCAACTCGGCCGCGTGCAAGAGCGGCGCGGGATGCGGCTTCGAATGCGGCGTCGTGTCGCCACAGACGAGACAGCCGGCACGCGTGTCGAGCCCGAGCAACGCGACGAGCGGCGCGGCGAGCCGCGTCACCTTGTTCGTGACGATGCCCCAGCGCACACCGCGCGCGTCGAGTTCGTCCAGCAGTTCGGTAATGCCGGGAAACAGCGTCGTTTCGATGCAGAGGTCGGCTTCGTAGTTAGCGAGGAACTCTTCGCGCATCGAGGCGAACTCGTGGTGCTCCGGTCCAATCTCGAAAGCGCCGCCCAGTAACCCGCGCGCACCCGCGGACGCGTAAGGACGCAGCGCCTCCAGCGGACGCATTTCGAGCCCGCGGTCGTGGCGCATCTTGTTGACGGCCGCCACGAGATCCGGCGCGGTATCTGCGATGGTGCCGTCCAGATCGAACAGCACCGCCTGGCAAAGCCCCAGCGAGCGGCCGTCGGCGGCGCGTTGCGGTTGAGGCGTAGGATCGTCGGGCAGGAGCTTGGTCTGGACGATGCCCGTTTCGTTTTGCTCTTCCGGATTCATCGCGTCACGCTTCCCGACGGCAAGCCATCATGTAGTTGATGCTCGTGTCGTTGGAAAGGCCGAAGTGCTGCGACACCGGCCGGTAGGTGATGCCCTTGATATCGACCGGCAAAAGCGACGCCGTGCGGGCGAACGTCGCGAGTTCCGAGGGCTTGATGAAGCGCGCGTAGTCGTGCGTGCCGCGCGGCAGCATCCGCGCGATGTATTCCGCGCCGATTACCGCAAAGAGATACGCCTTGGCATTGCGGTTGAGCGTGGAGAAGAACACCCAGCCGCCGGGTTTGACGAGCGCGGCGCACGCCGCCACGGTGCCGGCCGGGTTCGGCACGTGCTCCAGCATTTCCATGCAGGTCACGACGTCGTACGAACCGGGCTCGCGAGCCGCCAGCGCCTCGGCCGAGATTTCCTCGTAAGCCACTTCGACGCCGCTCTCCAGGCTATGCAGGTCCGCGACGCCCAGTGCGTTCGACGACAGATCGATGCCTTTGACCGTCGCGCCGCGCGTGGCCATGGACTCCGACAAAATGCCGCCGCCGCAGCCGATGTCGAGGACACGCTTGCCCATCAGATGCGCGTGCGCATCGATCCAGTCGAGCCGCACCGGATTGAGTTCGTGCAGCGGCTTGAACTCGGCGTTCGGGTCCCACCAGCGATGCGCCAGATCGCTGAATTTCTGCAGTTCGTGGGGATCGACATTCGTCATGAGAAGAACCTTGGCTGAATCGTGGATCAATTAGGACCGAGTATATAGGCGGTCATCAGGGCCGGCAAAACGCGAGGCGCGCCTCGGGCCGGCATTCCGCAAGAAACTTCGTCAATGCGCCGGCGCCGGGCATAAAAAAACCCCCGCCGAGGCGGGGGTTCGATCTGCGGCAAGCCGGCAGAACTTACTGTTGCGGCTGACGCGTCGTGCCGACAACTTCGACTTCCACGCGACGATCCGGTGCGAGGCAGGCGATGAGTTGCTTGCGGTTCTTCTGCGTGCACGAACCCTTCGTGACCGGGTCGCGCTTGCCTTTGCCTTCCGTGTAGATACGGTTGGCTTCGATGCCCTTGCTGACCAGGTACGCCTTCACAGCTTGCGCACGGCGCAGCGACAGACGGTCGTTGTACTTGTCCGAACCGATGCGGTCGGTGTAACCCGTTGCAACCACGACTTCCAGGTTCAGCGCGCCGATCTTCGATGCGAGATCGTCCAGCGCGGTCTTGCCGGCCGGCTTCAGGACTGCCTTGTCGAAGTCGAACAGGGCGTCGGCCTGGTACGTGACCTTCTGGCTGGTGATAGCGGGTGCTGCCGGCGGCGGCGGAGCAACTGCCGGAGCCGGAGCTTGCGCGACCAGTGCGCCATCGCACTTCGCGTTAGCCGTGGCCGGCGTCCAAAATGCGTCGCGCCAGCACAGTTCGTTCGTGCCGTTCATCCACACATACTCGCCCGTGCCATTCACCCAGTTGTCATTGACGGCTTGTCGCGAGGCCGGCACCGATTGCGCCGAGGCCGATGCAGCCATAACTGCGGTAGCTGCAATGAACGCGAGCTTTGAAAGTTTATTCATATTTCTCCTCTCGAAATTGAGATTACCGCAGGTTTACTGCGAGCCTTGTAGACGAAGACCGGTCATACATTGCTCGAAGTATAACATTCCCCTGCGGAACAAAACGCTTTGTATAGACTTCGAGCAGTGTCTAACTTTGTGCGTTGGCATTTTGCCATATCGTTCCCTTGCAACGATAAAAATATCCCTGCACCGAGTTCGCCCGCAACCTTATGTGGTGCCTCCGCAACAAGAAAGGGACAGTAGCCGGTCACAGTCCGGGGAAGGCGCCGAACGTGCGCACTTCACGTGCCTGAACGTGCCTTCCTGCGTATCTTCATCGCTGCCGCTTCGCCGTTTCGCGAAGAGGTGAGGCGGCATGATAGCCCGGCTCGATGACCAATTGACGGAAATCGTTCCCCAGTTTTTGTAAGTAATTGGTACAGCGTTCATGGCCCGCGGCGCTTGCGAGTAGCGACTCCGAGTACTTCAACACTATGTATACGCACCGCCCCGGGCGCACATGGGCCGCGTGGTAGAATCTCGCGATGCGCTGCGTTCGCAGCGCCGCAGCGTACGCCGGCTACGCGCCTGGCCGGCGCAAGTCGCGCGGCCGGCTCGCGGGTGTCGCGAAACTGACGAACGCGCTGCCGTGTCGCTGCTGCACAGTTCAAGACACGGATAATGGATCAATTCGCCAAAGAGACTCTGCCTATCTCCCTCGAGGAGGAAATGCGCCGTTCGTATCTCGATTACGCGATGAGCGTAATCGTCGGGCGCGCGCTTCCCGATGTCCGCGATGGCCTGAAGCCGGTGCATCGCCGGGCGCTGTACTCGATGCACGAACTGAATAACGACTGGAATCGCGCGTACAAGAAGTCGGCGCGTATCGTCGGCGACGTGATCGGTAAGTACCATCCGCACGGCGACGCCTCGGTGTACGAGACCATCGTTCGCATGGCGCAGCCGTTTTCGCTGCGTTACATGCTGGTAGACGGCCAGGGCAACTTCGGTTCTGTCGACGGCGACAACGCCGCCGCCATGCGCTACACCGAAATCCGCATGGCGAAAATCGGCCATGAGTTGCTCGCCGACATCGACAAGGAAACCGTCGACTTCGGTCCGAACTACGACGGCAGCGAGAACGAACCGCTCGTGCTGCCGGCGCGCATTCCGAATCTGCTGATCAACGGCTCGGCGGGCATCGCGGTCGGCATGGCGACCAATATTCCGCCGCACAATCTGCGCGAAATCGTCGATGCCTGTCTGCATCTGCTGAATAACCCTGAATCGTCGGTCGACGAGCTCATCGAGATCGTGCCCGCGCCGGACTTTCCGACGGCAGGCATCATCTATGGCGTGGCCGGCGTACGCGACGGCTATCGCACCGGCCGCGGGCGCGTCGTCATGCGCGCGGCCACGCACTTCGAAGAGATCGACCGCGGTCAGCGCATGGCGATCATCGTCGACGAAATTCCGTATCAGGTGAACAAGCGCACGCTGCTCGAGCGCATCGCGGAACTCGTCAACGAGAAGAAGATCGAGGGCATCTCCGACATTCGCGACGAATCCGACAAGAGCGGCATGCGCGTCGTGATCGAACTGAAGCGCGGAGAAGTGCCCGAAGTCGTCCTGAACAACCTGTACAAGCAGACGCAGCTTCAGGACACCTTCGGCATGAACCTGGTCGCGCTCGTCGACGGCCAGCCGAAGCTGCTGAATCTGAAGGAAATGCTGGAATGCTTCCTGTCGCATCGACGGGAAGTGCTGACGCGGCGCACGGTGTACGAACTGCGCAAGGCGCGCGACCGCGGGCACGTGCTCGAAGGTCTCGCCGTCGCGCTCGCGAACATCGACGAATTCATCGCGATCATCAAGGCCGCGCCCACGCCGCCTATCGCGAAACAGGAGTTGATGAACCGTCCGTGGGACTCGTCGCTCGTGCGCGAAATGCTGACGCGCGCCGAGACGGAAGCGTCGGGTGGACGTCTCGCGTACCGTCCGGAAGGGTTGAATCCGGCTTACGGTTTGCAGGAAGACGGCCTCTACAAGCTGTCGGACGTGCAGGCGCAGGAAATCTTGCAGATGCGTCTGCAACGCCTGACCGGCCTCGAGCAGGACAAGATCGTCGGCGAGTATCGCGAAGTCATGGCGCAGATCGCCGACCTGCTCGACATCCTCGCGCGCCCGGAACGCATTCGCCAGATGATCGTGGACGAACTCGGCCAGGTGCGCGCGGAATTCGGCGACGATCGCCGCTCGCGCATCGAAATGAATGCGACCGAGCTCAATACCGAAGACCTGATCACGCCGCAGGAAATGGTCGTGACCATGTCCCATGCCGGCTACGTGAAGTCGCAGCCGCTGTCCGAATACCGCGCGCAGAAGCGCGGCGGGCGCGGCAAGCAGGCCACGCAGATGAAGGAAGACGACTGGATCGACACGCTCTTCATCGCGAACACGCACGATCACATGCTGTGCTTCTCGAACCGCGGCCGCGTGTATTGGATCAAGGTGTACGAAGTGCCGCAGGGCTCGCGCAACTCGCGCGGCCGTCCGATCGTCAACATGTTCCCGTTGCAGGACGGCGAGAAGATCAACGTCGTTCTGCCGATCAAGGAATTCTCGGCGGACAAGTACGTGTTCATGGCCACCGCGCTCGGCACCGTCAAGAAGACGCCGCTCGAAGCGTTCAGCCGTCCGCTCAAGAAGGGCATCATCGCGGTCGGTCTGGATGACGGCGACTACCTCATCGGCGCGGCCATCACCGACGGCGCGCACGACGTCATGCTGTTCTCGGACTCGGGCAAGGCCGTGCGTTTCGACGAAAACGACGTCCGCGCGATGGGCCGCGAAGCGCGCGGCGTGCGTGGCATGCAGCTCGAAGAAGGGCAGCAGGTCATCGCGCTCTTGGTGGCGGGCGGCGAGAACCAGTCCGTGCTGACGGCCACGCAGAACGGTTTCGGCAAGCGCACGCCGATCAACGAATACACGCGCCACGGCCGCGGCACGAAGGGCATGATCGCGATCCAGACATCGGAGCGCAACGGCAAGGTGGTCGCCGCGACGCTCGTCGATTCGGAAAGCCAGATCATGCTGATCACCACGTCTGGCGTGCTCATTCGCACGCGTGTGTCCGAAATCCGCGAAATGGGCCGTGCAACCCAAGGTGTTACACTCATCAGCCTTGACGAGGGCACGAAGTTGTCGGGACTGCAGCATATCGCCGAAGCCGAGGCGGACGCCGAGCTCGAGGAAGCGGACGCAGCCAATGCCGCAGCGGACACCGACGCCTCAACTGCACCGCCGGACGACACGCCGAACGGCGAAGGTGACGAAAGCGCCTGATATTTTTTGTGTCGCCCGTTTCCGGTTATCGCTTTTGAAAGCCTGAATTGGTTAAGCTGCGCGACGTGAGCCTGATGTCGGCGCTGCGCTCTTCATGTGAAAGAAGCGCAGCGGCGGCTATGCGGACGTGCAAGGCTCGTCGCCAGTGCTGACTGAATATTTTTTACAGGGAGTAAT
This Caballeronia sp. LZ062 DNA region includes the following protein-coding sequences:
- a CDS encoding glycosyltransferase family 4 protein, with product MRILQVILAPRLSGAEVLAKGVAIGHQRAGHSVSIASLMPEHDDFRHISAELRAHGVSCVFPAKNPTKLGRLLFLHRAIRSFKPDIIFAHATIPALYVRALPTRVPIVWVMHSGANDFANAALMRAERLLSNRAKAVIGVSQKNIDDYVKEIGLHPSMIVVPNGVDVSRFADDAGPRVPVAHKQIVQVGRYIPEKNQLQTVDAFAHVARADRDARLLLCGVVENLDYHAAVVERVAQLGLKDRVSIQGPQQNVAQILRASTVFAMPSSFEAHSIGFLEALASGIPVVGNAIASFAFAGGFPGVQLLDTSDTAAYGRALLEALSQPRATRPLQGLTLQSTADRYLAIARDVLDLRVGLT
- a CDS encoding FG-GAP-like repeat-containing protein, which translates into the protein MYRQSRINSFRTTLLALAWAVLALLVPVCARAATGQATADCHAGTLVTVVAHLDDDLLFVNPGITDKLDAGWCITTVHLVGGANGAKFDYVLLRETGTKLAYARMAGVPDQWQESTVMLAGKPVHQLVLSGQPRVKLLELRLPGGGVRGGKVPLGLLWDRGQTVTTYPMQADGSGATTYDRASLSATVRAILSEATAIYTLNPDTVAFMEHPDHIYAARVTRVVAQSLKRDVPIGYHVTYPTGGLPKNLDAAQTLRKRDVVGSYFSVDGNDAGHVFDEYMWDGNWVARRYWSAARANDAGPDFQLRPFQLVNEYSSRCLQSGGAGQPPRLGACTSDASQNWFWQQLPATPGEKNDALLVNASTHACIAERDSGLVEEACNTKSASQRWTPWDFGFVYTPQNHCLGEKGGAVTAGRCSLLTAESRWSPTPQTVWTDTRQEGALYGDVRGTGRDSTVYVQRRKDGPGFNVWVAEMSRLDQAVPWYLNAVPFDPQASTPTCEADTLCFDSARFLLGDFDGDGRADLMVVTPRDGGTAFWLLKSEGTRFDAPRLWLQTSAEWTPAIAQQYVAGDFNGDGRADVMIAQQRKDAGLDLWVVASNGATGSAPALWLDASALSASARFVPARLAGSERAGLIAMENVNGALALSHMASTGKAFEPGYRTNVYPALRAAFVKVAAGDIDGDGIDDLAVLAPRADSASTRVFTIKGGKVFGPAEDAATLAGTSYADSMPALIRRNEHDNHATLILFRRANAILKEFYYTGGAPSLSGYDIDTSFKLGPVQIWGDLPGLYSESLWLKTLAYWGGK
- the gph gene encoding phosphoglycolate phosphatase (PGP is an essential enzyme in the glycolate salvage pathway in higher organisms (photorespiration in plants). Phosphoglycolate results from the oxidase activity of RubisCO in the Calvin cycle when concentrations of carbon dioxide are low relative to oxygen. This enzyme is a member of the Haloacid Dehalogenase (HAD) superfamily of aspartate-nucleophile hydrolase enzymes (PF00702).), translating into MNPEEQNETGIVQTKLLPDDPTPQPQRAADGRSLGLCQAVLFDLDGTIADTAPDLVAAVNKMRHDRGLEMRPLEALRPYASAGARGLLGGAFEIGPEHHEFASMREEFLANYEADLCIETTLFPGITELLDELDARGVRWGIVTNKVTRLAAPLVALLGLDTRAGCLVCGDTTPHSKPHPAPLLHAAELLDVAPERIVYVGDDLRDVQAGFAAGMITVAAAYGYCGDDIPPHRWHADHVVESTEELQLLLREIP
- the ubiG gene encoding bifunctional 2-polyprenyl-6-hydroxyphenol methylase/3-demethylubiquinol 3-O-methyltransferase UbiG; translation: MTNVDPHELQKFSDLAHRWWDPNAEFKPLHELNPVRLDWIDAHAHLMGKRVLDIGCGGGILSESMATRGATVKGIDLSSNALGVADLHSLESGVEVAYEEISAEALAAREPGSYDVVTCMEMLEHVPNPAGTVAACAALVKPGGWVFFSTLNRNAKAYLFAVIGAEYIARMLPRGTHDYARFIKPSELATFARTASLLPVDIKGITYRPVSQHFGLSNDTSINYMMACRREA
- the ompA gene encoding outer membrane protein OmpA, encoding MNKLSKLAFIAATAVMAASASAQSVPASRQAVNDNWVNGTGEYVWMNGTNELCWRDAFWTPATANAKCDGALVAQAPAPAVAPPPPAAPAITSQKVTYQADALFDFDKAVLKPAGKTALDDLASKIGALNLEVVVATGYTDRIGSDKYNDRLSLRRAQAVKAYLVSKGIEANRIYTEGKGKRDPVTKGSCTQKNRKQLIACLAPDRRVEVEVVGTTRQPQQ
- the gyrA gene encoding DNA gyrase subunit A, with translation MDQFAKETLPISLEEEMRRSYLDYAMSVIVGRALPDVRDGLKPVHRRALYSMHELNNDWNRAYKKSARIVGDVIGKYHPHGDASVYETIVRMAQPFSLRYMLVDGQGNFGSVDGDNAAAMRYTEIRMAKIGHELLADIDKETVDFGPNYDGSENEPLVLPARIPNLLINGSAGIAVGMATNIPPHNLREIVDACLHLLNNPESSVDELIEIVPAPDFPTAGIIYGVAGVRDGYRTGRGRVVMRAATHFEEIDRGQRMAIIVDEIPYQVNKRTLLERIAELVNEKKIEGISDIRDESDKSGMRVVIELKRGEVPEVVLNNLYKQTQLQDTFGMNLVALVDGQPKLLNLKEMLECFLSHRREVLTRRTVYELRKARDRGHVLEGLAVALANIDEFIAIIKAAPTPPIAKQELMNRPWDSSLVREMLTRAETEASGGRLAYRPEGLNPAYGLQEDGLYKLSDVQAQEILQMRLQRLTGLEQDKIVGEYREVMAQIADLLDILARPERIRQMIVDELGQVRAEFGDDRRSRIEMNATELNTEDLITPQEMVVTMSHAGYVKSQPLSEYRAQKRGGRGKQATQMKEDDWIDTLFIANTHDHMLCFSNRGRVYWIKVYEVPQGSRNSRGRPIVNMFPLQDGEKINVVLPIKEFSADKYVFMATALGTVKKTPLEAFSRPLKKGIIAVGLDDGDYLIGAAITDGAHDVMLFSDSGKAVRFDENDVRAMGREARGVRGMQLEEGQQVIALLVAGGENQSVLTATQNGFGKRTPINEYTRHGRGTKGMIAIQTSERNGKVVAATLVDSESQIMLITTSGVLIRTRVSEIREMGRATQGVTLISLDEGTKLSGLQHIAEAEADAELEEADAANAAADTDASTAPPDDTPNGEGDESA